In Gracilibacillus salitolerans, the sequence CGAACTAACATATTCTTTCATGTTTAATATGTTAGTTCGATGACAGATGCAAGTCAACTAATTTTACGATTGATTAGGTATCAATCAAAAATTTCACATTTTGATGCTGATAGACTACCTCAAAATCTTCATTTTCCAACAATTGATGATATAAATCCTCCGGTGAGAACCATAAATGGTCATTCTCAAACGTATAATTTGCTCCAAAGTGATAACAAATCCACACTAATTTCGAGCAATAAATTTTATCCCAAGGTTCATCTAATTCCTGGGAAAGGTCAAAGGAAAAGGTTGGCTTATGAATACCTTTTTCTAAATTACTCTTGTATTCTTGATAATAATCCACTGCATATTGAGCTGCTTTTTTCCCTAACTCTGATTGTACCGTGCGAAATTGAGCATGTACTGGATGCTTATCAAGAAACTGTTGGATTGGAGTACGAATAATGGCAGGCTCAAGACCCGGAGATTCAATTAATTCGTTCTCATTAATTACAAGCGAGGAATGCCCCATGTAACCAGTTAATTCAGATTTCACGTTATCACTAGCCACTAAAATATCACCATGTTGAAAATTACGGGCCCTCGTTGCATAATAGGTTTTTAATGGATATTGTTCTCTTCCTAATTTATTATTAAACAAGTATTCTATCGTTATCATCGTATTGGGTTTCCGATCATGTAATTGAATCAATACACCATCATCATCTATACCACTAACCAGCAATACATCATTTTCATATACCTTAAACCGCACACTATCTAAACGTGGCTTCACATATAATAAACCATTCCGAATCCACACATCAAAAAACCTCATTACTAACCACCTCACCATAGGATATGAAAAATCCGAGGCAAGGGCACAGGAGAAATAGCCCATTTTTTGAGGATTTTTATTAACTTCGGGGTGGTTTCTATCAACTTTTGTGATTTACTATCAACTTCGAGGGCTTTTCAACTCATCTCAATATAAAAAGCACCCTTACCGCTTTACAGGATAAGAATGCTTTGTACGTTTAAAATACTATTGTTTTATTTCCATATACGATAATACGATCTTCGAGGTGCCACTTAATCGCTCTTGCTAATACACTACGTTCTACGGATTGGCCGATTTTTTTCATTGCTTCAACATTATCACGATGATCAACTCGACTTATATCCTGTTCGATAATGGGACCTTCATCAAGGTCATTCGTAACGTAATGTGACGTTGCACCAATCAATTTTACCCCTCTGTGATACGCACGTTCATAAGGCTTTGCACCAATAAACGCTGGCAAAAAGGAATGATGAATATTAATAATTTTATTTTTGAATGTCTCTACAAAATTTGGTGTCAGAATTTGCATATAACGCGCTAAGACAATCACATCAATCTGATATTCTTTTAATAATTGAATTTGCTTTTCCTCGACCTGTTTACGGATATCTTTATTGGCAGGAATATAATAATATGGAATACCCAAAGGTTCGACAAATTCTCGTGATGTTTCGTGATTACTAATCACAAGACTGATATCTGCCATTAAGTCACCGCTTTGCCACTCCCATAACAATTCCAACAAGCAATGAGGTTCTTTAGAAACAAAGATGGCCACTTTCTTAACTTGGTCCACATATTTAAATGTTGCTTCCATGTTAAACGCTTCTTTAACCTGTTGAAAATCTGCCTCTAGTTTATCAACATTAGCTTTTAAATGATCCATTTCAAATTCAATGCGAATAAAAAACTCGCCACCATGCGGGTCAGTAGAGTATTGATTGGATTCGATGATATTGGCATTGTGCTCGTATAAAAACTGAGACACCGCCGCCACAATACCGGGTTGATCGGCACAATTAATTAATAAACGTGCTCGGTTTTTATTTGTTTTCTTAAATGTTGCTAATTTTTCTGCTATATAACTTTTCATCTTGATCCCTCTTTACTTTAGTCGTTCTTTACTACTTTACCACGTTACAAATGCTGGTCAAGAGTACTTATGAAAATATTTTATTCATAATCGCAATAAACTTCTCCGCTTCTTCCTGATTTGCCGTTAATGGTGGCAGTAAACGAACGATATGTGGTCCCGCAACCACAATTAATAAGTGATGTTCCTCTCTTGCTTTATTGACATAATCAATCGCTTTTCCATCCACTTCAAGGCCTATTAACAAGCCTTTACCTCTGACAGACTTCACGTCCTTCTTATCTTCTGCTAAATGTTGCAATTCATTCCATAAATAGTCCGCTATTTGATTTGCTTCATCTAATATATCTGTTTGTGTTAGATGGTTAACCGTTGCAAGACCTGCTGTTGTTACGATCGGATTACCACCAAATGTACTTCCGTGTGTACCGGGGGTAAACACACGTGCGACATGCTCTTTAGCAATTATCGCACCAATCGGCAAACCAGATCCCAGACCTTTTGCCACACTAATCACATCTGGTTCAATACCATAATGCTGATAGGCAAAAAGCTTTCCTGTTCGTCCCATACCTGTCTGAATTTCATCAATCATGAGTAATATATCATGTTCTTTACAAATCGCAGACAGTTTACTCACCCACACAGGATCAGCCGGTATGACCCCTCCTTCACCTTGGACGAGTTCTACTAATACAGCAGCTGGTTTCTGTTTAACTAACGCATCAAGTGATTCATCCTCATTAAAAGGCAAATATGCAAAACCTGGTGTTAAAGGAGTAAACCCATCTTGGATTTTCTTTTGACCTGTAGCAGATAATGTAGCCATCGTCCGGCCATGAAACGAATTGTTAAAAGTGATGATTAACGGATTATCCTGCTGCAGTATATCATGACCATACTTTTTGGCAATTTTTATTGCTGCCTCATTCGCTTCTGCCCCACTATTACAGAAAAATACCTGATCACCACAACTATTTTCCGTTAATGCTTGTGCCAATTTTTCCTGGGAGGGGATATGATAAAGATTGGAACAATGCCATAGTTTTGACAGTTGTTCTTGTACAGCATGCTCCACCACATCTGGCACATGTCCTAAATTACATGTCGCAATACCAGAAGAAAAATCTAAATATTTTGTCCCTTGATCATCCCATACATAACTTCCTTTCCCTTCGACTAAGGTAATCGGGAAACGTCCGTATGTATGCATTACAGGGCTTACGGTCTGTTTATACATGTGGCACCTCCTGTTCTAATGCAATTCTCGTTCCGACTTGTTTCCCTTGCATAAACTCTACTAAACCGTGGGCAGCTGTACCATCGACAATCGATACTTCGCGCACATTTTTGTGCAAAGCCGATAAAGCAGATTTAACTTTGGGAATCATCCCACCAAATATGATTTCTTCTTGGATTAATGCTTCAATTTTCGCTTCATTCAGTTGATGGAATACTTGTTTCTCTCCATCTACTTCATGATAAATTCCTGGAATATCACTAATAAAACATAACTTTGCTTCTAATGCTTGAGCAACAGCTGATGCTGCCATATCTGCATTTATATTATAGCGTTGTCCTGTTTTATCCATCCCGATAGGTGAAACTACAGGGATGAGACCTTGATCCACAAAGCTTTCTAGCAAATTTTTATTGACTTGTATCACTTCTCCAACAAAACCGAGAGTTGTATCATCCTTCATCCGTTTTGCTTCTAATAATTTGCCATCTATCCCACTTAGACCAATTGCCTCGCCATTTGCTTCTGCTATTTTACGGACAATTCCTTTATTCATTGAACCACTAAGGGCCATTTCGACCACATCTAATACTTCATTGGTGGTCACACGTAACCCTTTAACAAAGGTAGTTTTCACTCCTGTTTGCTCTAGTAATTGAGAAATTAGTGGCCCACCACCATGGACAATGATTGGCTGCCATTCTCCTTGTTTTTGAATGGTCACAATATCTTGATAAAAAGAAGAGGGCAGCTGTTCAAACACACTACCACCACATTTAATCACTACATAATTCACTTTAATTCCTCCTTACGTACGATAAGAAGCGTTTATTCTGACATATTCATAGGATAGGTCACAGCCCCATGCAGTCGCCTTCCCGTTGGCATCGCCTAACTTCGCAAGTATTTTGATTTCATCTTCCAATAAGTATTGTTTTGCCGCTTCCTCATCAAATAGATGTGGCACACCGTTTTCTACTACTAAAATATCCCCTAAATAAATGCTCACTTTATCGGGATCTAAAGATTCACCGCTATAGCCAATTGCCGTAATAATACGTCCCCAGTTAGCATCTGCACCATGAATCGCTGTTTTTACGAGATTAGACGAAATAATTGATTTAGCAATTGCTGTAGCTGATTCATCTGTAAATGCACCGTCTACTTGTACTTCCACTAATCGGGTAGCGCCTTCTCCATCACGTGCAATCTCTTTCGCTAAGTATTCACACACAAATTTTAATGCTTGGTAAAATTTCTGCCATTCTTTATGTTCCGGTGTTAATGCTTCATTTTCTGCCTTTCCATTGGCTAAAACTAAAACCATATCATTCGTACTTGTATCTCCATCAACTGTAATCATATTGAACGATTCATTCGTAATCGCTTTTAACGAATC encodes:
- a CDS encoding C40 family peptidase, which produces MRFFDVWIRNGLLYVKPRLDSVRFKVYENDVLLVSGIDDDGVLIQLHDRKPNTMITIEYLFNNKLGREQYPLKTYYATRARNFQHGDILVASDNVKSELTGYMGHSSLVINENELIESPGLEPAIIRTPIQQFLDKHPVHAQFRTVQSELGKKAAQYAVDYYQEYKSNLEKGIHKPTFSFDLSQELDEPWDKIYCSKLVWICYHFGANYTFENDHLWFSPEDLYHQLLENEDFEVVYQHQNVKFLIDT
- the purU gene encoding formyltetrahydrofolate deformylase is translated as MKSYIAEKLATFKKTNKNRARLLINCADQPGIVAAVSQFLYEHNANIIESNQYSTDPHGGEFFIRIEFEMDHLKANVDKLEADFQQVKEAFNMEATFKYVDQVKKVAIFVSKEPHCLLELLWEWQSGDLMADISLVISNHETSREFVEPLGIPYYYIPANKDIRKQVEEKQIQLLKEYQIDVIVLARYMQILTPNFVETFKNKIINIHHSFLPAFIGAKPYERAYHRGVKLIGATSHYVTNDLDEGPIIEQDISRVDHRDNVEAMKKIGQSVERSVLARAIKWHLEDRIIVYGNKTIVF
- a CDS encoding aspartate aminotransferase family protein, with amino-acid sequence MYKQTVSPVMHTYGRFPITLVEGKGSYVWDDQGTKYLDFSSGIATCNLGHVPDVVEHAVQEQLSKLWHCSNLYHIPSQEKLAQALTENSCGDQVFFCNSGAEANEAAIKIAKKYGHDILQQDNPLIITFNNSFHGRTMATLSATGQKKIQDGFTPLTPGFAYLPFNEDESLDALVKQKPAAVLVELVQGEGGVIPADPVWVSKLSAICKEHDILLMIDEIQTGMGRTGKLFAYQHYGIEPDVISVAKGLGSGLPIGAIIAKEHVARVFTPGTHGSTFGGNPIVTTAGLATVNHLTQTDILDEANQIADYLWNELQHLAEDKKDVKSVRGKGLLIGLEVDGKAIDYVNKAREEHHLLIVVAGPHIVRLLPPLTANQEEAEKFIAIMNKIFS
- the argB gene encoding acetylglutamate kinase; the protein is MNYVVIKCGGSVFEQLPSSFYQDIVTIQKQGEWQPIIVHGGGPLISQLLEQTGVKTTFVKGLRVTTNEVLDVVEMALSGSMNKGIVRKIAEANGEAIGLSGIDGKLLEAKRMKDDTTLGFVGEVIQVNKNLLESFVDQGLIPVVSPIGMDKTGQRYNINADMAASAVAQALEAKLCFISDIPGIYHEVDGEKQVFHQLNEAKIEALIQEEIIFGGMIPKVKSALSALHKNVREVSIVDGTAAHGLVEFMQGKQVGTRIALEQEVPHV